One genomic window of Pseudomonas sp. LFM046 includes the following:
- the xcpS gene encoding GspF family T2SS innner membrane protein variant XcpS, with the protein MAAFEYLALDAKGRQQKGVLEADSARQVRQLLRERQLAPLEVRATRVREQAERGRFSLSRGLSARDLALVTRQLATLVQAALPIEEALRAAAAQSGNSRIQSMLLAVRARVLEGHSLASSLREFPSAFPELYRATVAAGEHAGHLGPVLEQLADYTEQRQQSRQRIQLALLYPVILMFMSLVIVAFLLGFVVPDVVKVFVDSGQTLPLLTRGLIALSDLVKHWGWLMLLVLIGAFLGARWALRDPTIRQRWHGLILHIPLVGRLVRATDTARFASTLAILTRSGVPLVEALGIGAEVIANRVIRDHVVVAAQKVREGGSLTRAMEASGQFPPMMLHMVASGERSGELDQMLARTARNQENDLAAQIALLVGLFEPFMLVVMGAVVLMIVLAILLPILSLNQLVG; encoded by the coding sequence ATGGCCGCATTCGAATACCTCGCCCTCGACGCCAAGGGCCGCCAGCAGAAGGGCGTGCTTGAGGCGGATAGCGCCCGCCAGGTGCGTCAGCTGCTCCGGGAGCGCCAACTGGCGCCGCTGGAAGTACGTGCGACCCGCGTGCGCGAGCAGGCCGAGCGCGGCCGTTTCAGTCTGAGCCGCGGCCTTTCCGCCCGTGACCTGGCGTTGGTCACGCGGCAGCTCGCTACCTTGGTGCAGGCCGCGCTGCCCATCGAGGAAGCCCTGCGGGCCGCAGCTGCGCAGTCAGGCAATTCGCGCATCCAGTCCATGCTGTTGGCGGTCCGCGCCCGGGTGCTGGAAGGGCATAGCCTGGCCAGCAGCCTGAGGGAGTTTCCGTCGGCCTTTCCCGAGCTCTATCGCGCCACCGTGGCCGCCGGCGAGCATGCCGGGCACCTGGGGCCGGTGCTGGAACAGCTGGCGGACTACACCGAACAGCGCCAGCAGTCGCGACAGCGGATTCAGCTGGCACTGCTCTACCCGGTGATCCTGATGTTCATGTCCCTGGTCATCGTCGCGTTCCTCCTGGGGTTCGTCGTGCCGGACGTGGTCAAGGTGTTCGTCGATTCCGGCCAGACCCTGCCGCTCCTCACCCGTGGCCTGATCGCCCTGAGCGACCTGGTCAAGCATTGGGGCTGGCTGATGCTGCTGGTACTGATCGGCGCTTTCCTGGGGGCGCGCTGGGCCTTGCGCGATCCAACGATTCGTCAGCGCTGGCACGGCCTGATCCTGCACATCCCGCTGGTGGGGCGGTTGGTGCGCGCCACTGATACCGCGCGCTTCGCCTCCACCCTGGCGATCCTCACCCGCAGCGGAGTGCCGCTGGTGGAGGCCCTGGGCATCGGCGCCGAGGTGATCGCCAACCGGGTGATCCGCGACCACGTCGTGGTGGCCGCGCAGAAGGTGCGCGAAGGCGGAAGCCTGACCCGCGCCATGGAGGCCAGCGGGCAATTCCCGCCGATGATGCTGCACATGGTTGCCAGCGGTGAACGTTCCGGCGAGCTGGACCAGATGCTTGCCCGCACCGCTCGCAATCAGGAAAACGACCTGGCGGCCCAGATCGCCCTGCTGGTCGGATTGTTCGAACCGTTCATGCTGGTGGTGATGGGGGCGGTTGTGCTGATGATCGTCCTCGCCATCCTGCTTCCCATCCTTTCTCTCAACCAACTCGTGGGGTAA
- the gspG gene encoding type II secretion system major pseudopilin GspG, which translates to MKLRRIQSGFTLIEIMVVVVILGILAALVVPQVMSRPDQAKITVAKGDIKAIGAALDMYKLDNFAYPSTQQGLEALVSRPSGNPPAKNWNKDGYLKKLPVDPWGNPYQYLSPGSKGAYDLYSFGADGKEGGSDNDSDIANWDN; encoded by the coding sequence GTGAAACTGCGCCGCATCCAGTCGGGCTTTACGCTCATCGAAATCATGGTCGTCGTCGTCATCCTCGGCATTCTCGCCGCCCTGGTGGTGCCGCAGGTGATGAGTCGTCCCGACCAGGCCAAGATCACGGTGGCCAAGGGTGACATCAAGGCCATTGGCGCCGCGCTGGACATGTACAAGCTGGACAACTTCGCCTACCCCAGTACCCAGCAGGGCCTGGAAGCGCTGGTGAGCCGGCCGTCCGGCAACCCGCCGGCGAAGAACTGGAACAAGGACGGTTATCTGAAGAAGCTGCCGGTGGACCCATGGGGCAACCCGTACCAGTACCTCTCGCCGGGTAGCAAGGGCGCCTACGACCTCTATTCCTTCGGGGCCGACGGCAAGGAAGGCGGCAGCGACAACGACTCCGACATCGCCAACTGGGATAACTGA
- the gspH gene encoding type II secretion system minor pseudopilin GspH, producing the protein MNHGRRGGCQRAPGARASAGFTLIEVLVVMVVIACLAGLAVISSGVAGPSRELNQEAERLAGLIGLLADEAVLDNREYGLHLERDGYQVFFYDETRARWQLLSEEGRQLPEWAELTFELDGEPLVLPMPEKDVKKAKGKDKEPVPQLIILSSGELSPFRLELGERRKDGLRLELSSDGFRLPRVEPLSGKGRAG; encoded by the coding sequence ATGAACCACGGGCGGCGGGGCGGCTGCCAGCGGGCTCCCGGCGCCCGGGCGTCAGCGGGCTTTACCCTTATCGAAGTGCTGGTGGTGATGGTCGTCATCGCCTGCCTCGCCGGCCTGGCCGTGATCAGCTCCGGCGTTGCCGGGCCGTCCCGCGAGCTCAATCAGGAAGCCGAACGCCTGGCGGGCCTGATCGGCTTGCTGGCGGACGAAGCTGTGCTCGACAACCGAGAGTACGGCCTGCACCTGGAGCGCGACGGTTACCAGGTGTTCTTCTACGACGAAACCCGGGCCCGCTGGCAATTGCTCTCCGAGGAAGGCCGCCAGTTGCCCGAATGGGCCGAACTCACCTTCGAACTGGACGGCGAGCCGCTGGTGCTGCCGATGCCCGAGAAGGACGTGAAAAAAGCCAAGGGCAAGGACAAGGAGCCCGTGCCGCAGCTGATCATCCTTTCCAGTGGTGAGCTCAGTCCGTTCCGCCTGGAATTGGGCGAGCGGCGCAAGGATGGGCTGCGCCTCGAGCTCTCCAGCGATGG